In Planctomycetia bacterium, the DNA window GTGAAGCTCTTCGGCTACGATGCCACGAAGCGGCACTTCGTCCCTCGCCAGTCGGGCTACGAAGGGGTCGTGCCGACGAGCATCGAAACGCTCACGCTCGACGCTGCGCAGATCGAGTTTCGCAAACAACATCTCGGCCGGTACCTCACTTCGCTCGTCACACGACCGTACGACGGCAAGCTGGTCGAGTATCTCGACATGGTCGGCAAGATGCACACCCCGAAGGCAGGTAGCAAGACGCTCGACGTCCCGCTCGTCCAGATGAACGCTCTGCTCGGCTTCGTCGCCGACGCCCTCATGGCGACGATCTTCGCTCTCGGCTTAGACCGCGCGACGGAGATCGCCACGCAGCGCGCCTTCGGCAAGTTGCTCTGGCTGCAAAACGACTTAATCAATCGACATTATCAAAGTACCGCGGCAACACGTGCAGCGTAGCATGCGGTGGGGCGCCCCTCATCCGGCCTTCGGCCACCTTCTCCCGCCGGGAGAAGGATTGATGGGACGTCCTCCGTATTGAACCCTTCTCCCGGCGGGAGAAGGTGGCGGCGCAGACGCCGGATGAGGGGCGCCCCGCTATCGATCTATCTACAGCAACGTCCCGCGCAAGATCACGAACGCGACCGAGAAATAGATAATGAGCCCCGTCACGTCGACGAGCGTCGCCACGAACGGCGCCGACGACGTCGCCGGGTCGAGCCCTAAGCGTTTTAAGAGAAACGGCAGCATCGAGCCCGACAGGCTCCCCCAGAGCACGATGCCGACGAGCGAGATGCCGACGGTGAGCGCGATCAAAAACCAGTGGGGGCCGTAGACGTCGGAAAACGCGCTCCACAGCGCGATCCGCAACACGCCGATCGAGCCGAGGATGCCGCCGAGAATCGCGCCGGAAAGGAACTCCCTACGCATCACCATCCACCAATCGCGAAGGGTCACTTCGCCGAGCGCCAGCGCGCGCACGATGAGGGTCGCCGCTTGCGAGCCGGAGTTGCCGCCGCTGGAGATAATCAGCGGCACGAACAGCGCGAGCACGACCGCCTTCTCGATCTCTCCCTCGAAGAATCCCATCGCCGTGGCCGTGAGCATTTCGCCGACGAACAGAATCACCAACCAAGTGGCCCGCTTACGCACCATCTGTAAGAGCGGCGTGCTGACGTACGGTTCCTCGAGCGCTTCCAAGCCGCCGAACTTCTGAATTTCCTGCGTCGAGCGCTCTTCGGCCACATCGAGCACGTCGTCGACCGTGACGATGCCGAGCAGTTTCCCCATCGCGTCGACGACCGGCAGCGCGACCCGATCGTACTTTTTGAACAGCGCGATCGTCCCTTGCTTCCGATCGGTCGCGACGAGCGCGACGACCCGGTTGTCCATCAACTCGCTCACGTGCTTGTCGAGCGGAGCCAACAGGAACTCTCGGATCCGAATATCGTCCAACAGCGTGTTCGTTTCGTCGACGACGTAGAGGACGTTCAGCGTTTCGCTGTCTCGTCCGTGAGCGCGGACATGGTCGAGCACATGCGCGACGGTCCACTCTTGGCGTACAGCCATGATCTCCGGCGTCATCAGCCGGCCGATCGTCCCCTCTTCGTAGTCGAGCAGGCTCTGCGCTACCTTAAAATGCTCGGGCACCAACAGCGACAACAACAAATGGCGCAGCTCGGGGGCGACATATTCCAAAAGCGCCGTCCGATCGTCGGGCGACATCTCGTTCACGATGCCGCCGATAACCGGTTCCGGAAGTTGATGGATCAACGTCTCTTGCAGAAGCGGATCGAGGTACGCGAACACCTGCGCCGCAACGTGTGGGTTCAACGTCGCCACCAACGTCTTGCGCTTCTCGGTCGGCAGCGCTACGACGATCGCCGCCAGATCGGCCGGCAGCCAACTGTCGAGAATCTCGTGAACTTCCGCGAGCTTCCCTTCGTCGAGCAATTCGCAAATGTCCGGCGTGATCAAGTCTTCCAACATACGGAACTCTCACGAGAAAAAGTCGTTAGGTCTTGGGGCGCATCGGAGATCGTTCCCTCGCTTGCGATTTCGCGGAAAGCAAAGTAACCGCTCCAGTCGCTGCGAGTCCGATTGTAGGATGGATCGCAGCATCGTCACGGTCTATTATCACGGTCTATGATCGACCAAGACCGACTACGACGTGCGTATCTTGCGGCCCGCGAGGCGCTGCTGGCGGAGCGCACTCCGGCCGGGCATTGGGTCGGCGAACTGTCGTCGTCGGCCTTGAGTACGGCAACGGCAGTGAGCGCGCTGGCGATTGCGCGGCGGCATGTCGAGCCGGAAAAACAGCGGCGGTACACGGCTTTGATCGACGCCGCGTTGCCGTGGCTCGCCCGTTGTCAGAACGCCGACGGCGGCTGGGGAGATACCGATCGCAGCTTCTCGAACATCGCGACGACGATGCTCGTGCGCGCCGCGCTGCATCTAGCCGGCGCGCAACAGCGGTATGCCGCGGCGCTCGAACGGGCCGAGAATTACATCTCCGTAAGCGGCGGCATCGCAGGGCTTCGGCGGCGCTACGGCAAAGACAAAACCTTCGCCGTGCCGATCCTCACGAACTGCGCCTTGGCCGGCCTCGTCGAGTGGCGCGAGGTGTCGCCGTTGCCGTTCGAACTGGCTTGCTTGCCGCAAGCGTGGTATCGCTTCGCGCGCTTGCCGGTCGTCAGCTATGCGATCCCCGCGCTCGTGGCGATCGGGCAGGCGCGCTATTTTTTTCGGAAGCCGTGGAACCCTGTGATTCGTTGGCTGCGCGGTTGCGCGGTCAACAAGAGTCTCGAAGTGCTGCGCGCTATGCAACCGAGCGGCGGCGGCTATCTGGAAGCCGCGCCGTTGACGAGCTTCGTCGTGATGAGCCTCGCGAGCATCGGCCGACACGATCACATCGTAGCCCAAGAAGGGCTGCGGTTTCTCTGTGAAACGGTTCGGCCCGACGGCAGCTGGCCGATCGATACGAACCTCGCCACCTGGGTGACGACGCTGGCGATCAACGCGCTGGAGTATAGCCTCGAGAGTGACGGCACTACGGGCGGCACGTATCTGACGCCGGAGCTGATCCAATGGGTCGCGGATTGCCAGCACCGCGAACGGCATCCTTTCACCGGTGCCGAACCCGGCGGCTGGGGCTGGAGCGATCTGAGCGGAGCGCTGCCGGATGCGGACGACACGCCGGGAGCGGTGTTGGCGCTGTCGGATATTCCTATCGACGAGATCGAAGATTACGACAATCAATGGTCGATCGCCTGGGAAGGGCTCGATTGGTTGTTGAAGCTGCAAAACTCCGACGGCGGTTGGCCGACCTTTTGCAAAGGGTGGGGCATGCTGCCGTTCGACCGGAGCGGCACCGATCTTACTGCGCACGTCTTGCGAGCCCTGAAGGCTTGGGGCCGTGATAAAGGGATTGCCGTCGAGCGCGGGTTCCGCTACCTCGCGAAGCAGCAACGCCCCGACGGCTCCTGGCTCCCGCTGTGGTTCGGCAATCAGCATCGCGAAGACGACGAGAACCCGCTCTATGGCACGGCGCGCGTGCTGCTCGCCTATC includes these proteins:
- a CDS encoding protoglobin family protein — encoded protein: VKLFGYDATKRHFVPRQSGYEGVVPTSIETLTLDAAQIEFRKQHLGRYLTSLVTRPYDGKLVEYLDMVGKMHTPKAGSKTLDVPLVQMNALLGFVADALMATIFALGLDRATEIATQRAFGKLLWLQNDLINRHYQSTAATRAA
- a CDS encoding squalene--hopene cyclase; its protein translation is MIDQDRLRRAYLAAREALLAERTPAGHWVGELSSSALSTATAVSALAIARRHVEPEKQRRYTALIDAALPWLARCQNADGGWGDTDRSFSNIATTMLVRAALHLAGAQQRYAAALERAENYISVSGGIAGLRRRYGKDKTFAVPILTNCALAGLVEWREVSPLPFELACLPQAWYRFARLPVVSYAIPALVAIGQARYFFRKPWNPVIRWLRGCAVNKSLEVLRAMQPSGGGYLEAAPLTSFVVMSLASIGRHDHIVAQEGLRFLCETVRPDGSWPIDTNLATWVTTLAINALEYSLESDGTTGGTYLTPELIQWVADCQHRERHPFTGAEPGGWGWSDLSGALPDADDTPGAVLALSDIPIDEIEDYDNQWSIAWEGLDWLLKLQNSDGGWPTFCKGWGMLPFDRSGTDLTAHVLRALKAWGRDKGIAVERGFRYLAKQQRPDGSWLPLWFGNQHREDDENPLYGTARVLLAYRDLERMPTPEARRGIAYLLSQQNSDGGWGGEGNNRKPAERSRNEEAGRSSVEETAVVVEALLAECSLKNGISFDAPEKLREALEKGLNWLIEGVESGRFRQASPIGFYFAKLWYYEKLYPLVFTVSALRHAVARMALPPP
- the mgtE gene encoding magnesium transporter gives rise to the protein MLEDLITPDICELLDEGKLAEVHEILDSWLPADLAAIVVALPTEKRKTLVATLNPHVAAQVFAYLDPLLQETLIHQLPEPVIGGIVNEMSPDDRTALLEYVAPELRHLLLSLLVPEHFKVAQSLLDYEEGTIGRLMTPEIMAVRQEWTVAHVLDHVRAHGRDSETLNVLYVVDETNTLLDDIRIREFLLAPLDKHVSELMDNRVVALVATDRKQGTIALFKKYDRVALPVVDAMGKLLGIVTVDDVLDVAEERSTQEIQKFGGLEALEEPYVSTPLLQMVRKRATWLVILFVGEMLTATAMGFFEGEIEKAVVLALFVPLIISSGGNSGSQAATLIVRALALGEVTLRDWWMVMRREFLSGAILGGILGSIGVLRIALWSAFSDVYGPHWFLIALTVGISLVGIVLWGSLSGSMLPFLLKRLGLDPATSSAPFVATLVDVTGLIIYFSVAFVILRGTLL